The genomic interval AAACCATACTTCACTATAGGGCAGCAAAAAAAATTTGGTTAGACAATCCTATAAAATCCATTCTTAGTACAATATACTAATGCTTTATATTGTCTGTCAGCCTATTTCATTGGTTAATATATACTTTCTGTAGCTATTCTTTTGGGCTATTAATAAAATTTGCCTTTCCAAAAAGCTTTACTATTCTGGCAATCTCTTATTTTGCAGACTGCCTTTCACATCTTATGTTCCGGTTTTTATTATACAGTGGTGCACTCAACCGACTGCTTTGGGCTTTATTTCTGCTGTTGATCAGTATAGGTACCGGCATTCTGCTTTTTTATACAGTAGGGAAGTATTCCTTTGTGAATGCTTTTTACATGACAATTATTACCATTTCTACCATTGGGTTTGGAGAAATTGAGCCGCTTTCGCCTACCGGCCGGATGCTTACATCTATATATATTCTCATTAACCTGGGTATTTTTGCCTATTTTATTTCTATTATCACCAGATATGTGCTGGAGGGTGAATTGCAAAAAGCTTATATTAAATATATGTATATACAGGAACTCAGCAAGTTGCATAACCATGTGATCGTTTGTGGCTATGGGCGCAATGGCCGTAAGGCATGCGAAGAATTGATGCGTAATAAATATACCTTCGTAGTAATTGAGTCTGATGCTGTAGGAAAAGGACTACCTAATCTTTCCAGAGAAACTTTTTCTTTTGTGGAAGGTGACGCTACCCAGGATGATGTACTGCGGCTTGCCGGAATTATGCATGCCAGGGCAA from Rhodocytophaga rosea carries:
- a CDS encoding potassium channel family protein; the protein is MFRFLLYSGALNRLLWALFLLLISIGTGILLFYTVGKYSFVNAFYMTIITISTIGFGEIEPLSPTGRMLTSIYILINLGIFAYFISIITRYVLEGELQKAYIKYMYIQELSKLHNHVIVCGYGRNGRKACEELMRNKYTFVVIESDAVGKGLPNLSRETFSFVEGDATQDDVLRLAGIMHARAIITALPKDADNVYIALTAREFNPDITIIARATDESAVKKLYRAGANHVVMPDYIGGMHMAHHITQPEVVEFLEMLSGTGEVKLKMQEISYRELKSEFRDKSIRELNIRKHTHVTVLGFKHAGKGFIINPGADLLVHEGDVLIILGTEDDLDTFRKMYANAAK